Proteins encoded together in one Acidimicrobiales bacterium window:
- a CDS encoding CBS domain-containing protein → MASSPIYAARLLRLPLADADGGALGRVEDMVLSAAGRTEAPRVLGFVSTVQRRRIFVGSGRVGSVDAEGVRLRTGSIDVRHFQRRPGELLVTDLLDRRTPDGVVLDLGLEPLPGRLAGWQVGTVVLADRRPRLRRPATKEVRWTAMGALLGAGTVAAEVASLADLHPADVAARVRALPLPRRRQLAEAMEDERLADLLEELPEEEQLRIIEGLDLERAADVLEEMEPDDAADLLGEMPAERRQELLAAMEPEEATPLRRLLTYASSTAGGLMTPEPVVLAPTTTVAEAQARLRQPELPMALAAQVFVARPPTETPTGPYLGSVGFQRLLREAPSTAIGECLDEGPDAAVPPDLPDADVAERLARYDAMAVAVCDDAGRLVGAVTVDDVLDHLLPEDWRSRLTPAARRT, encoded by the coding sequence GTGGCCTCCTCCCCGATCTACGCGGCCCGCCTGCTGCGTCTGCCGCTGGCCGACGCGGACGGCGGCGCGCTCGGCCGGGTGGAGGACATGGTGCTGTCCGCCGCCGGCCGCACCGAGGCGCCGCGGGTGCTCGGCTTCGTCAGCACCGTGCAGCGGCGGCGCATCTTCGTCGGCAGCGGCCGCGTCGGCTCGGTCGACGCCGAGGGGGTCCGCCTCCGCACCGGCAGCATCGACGTCCGCCACTTCCAGCGCCGCCCGGGCGAGCTCCTCGTGACCGACCTGCTCGACCGGCGCACCCCCGACGGGGTCGTCCTCGACCTCGGCCTCGAGCCGCTGCCCGGCCGCCTGGCCGGGTGGCAGGTGGGCACCGTCGTCCTCGCCGACCGCCGGCCCCGTCTGCGCCGACCGGCGACGAAGGAGGTGCGGTGGACCGCCATGGGCGCGCTGCTCGGCGCGGGGACGGTCGCCGCCGAGGTCGCCTCGCTCGCCGACCTGCACCCGGCCGACGTCGCCGCCCGCGTGCGGGCCCTGCCCCTCCCCCGCCGCCGCCAGCTGGCCGAGGCGATGGAGGACGAGCGCCTCGCCGACCTGCTGGAGGAGCTCCCCGAGGAGGAGCAGCTGCGGATCATCGAGGGCCTCGACCTCGAGCGGGCGGCCGACGTGCTGGAGGAGATGGAGCCGGACGACGCCGCCGACCTGCTCGGCGAGATGCCGGCCGAGCGCCGCCAGGAGCTCCTCGCCGCCATGGAGCCGGAGGAGGCGACCCCGCTGCGGCGGCTGCTGACCTACGCCAGCAGCACGGCCGGCGGCCTCATGACCCCCGAGCCGGTCGTCCTCGCCCCGACCACGACGGTGGCCGAGGCCCAGGCCCGCCTCCGCCAGCCCGAGCTGCCCATGGCCCTCGCCGCCCAGGTGTTCGTGGCCCGCCCGCCGACCGAGACGCCGACCGGGCCCTACCTCGGCTCGGTCGGGTTCCAGCGGCTGCTGCGGGAGGCGCCGAGCACGGCGATCGGCGAGTGCCTCGACGAGGGGCCCGACGCCGCCGTCCCGCCCGACCTGCCCGACGCCGACGTGGCCGAGCGCCTGGCGCGCTACGACGCCATGGCCGTCGCCGTGTGCGACGACGCCGGCCGGCTCGTCGGTGCCGTCACCGTCGACGACGTGCTCGACCACCTCCTGCCCGAGGACTGGCGCTCCCGGCTGACCCCCGCGGCACGGCGGACCTGA